AATCAGGTTACGAATTGCTGGCGTCCCAATCATAATTTCATGGGCAGCAATACGACCACCGCCTATTTTTTTCAACAATGTCTGCGAAATAACGGCCCGTAACGATTCTGATAACATTGACCGCACCATGGCTTTTTCCGCTGCTGGGAAAACGTCAATAATCCTGTCAATCGTTTTCGCCGCTGAAGAGGTATGCAACGTTCCAAACACCAAGTGACCTGTTTCCGCAGCAGTCAAAGCCAGCCTGATGGTTTCCAAATCCCGTAGCTCACCCACCAAAATAATGTCAGGATCTTCCCGTAATGCACTGCGCAAGGCTTCACTGAAGCCATGGGTGTCGCGGTGTACTTCACGCTGGTTGATCAAGCATTTTTTACTTTTGTGCACAAACTCTATCGGATCTTCAATCGTCAGAATATGCTCATTATCTTTTTCATTACGATAATTAATCATTGCCGCCAGCGTGGTGGACTTACCACTACCGGTCGGTCCTGTCACCAAAACGATGCCGCGATGATTATCGGCAATTTGCTTAAAGATATCTGGCGCCCCAAGTTGCTCTAAAGTGAGAACGACCGAAGGAATGGTCCGAAAAACAGCCGCCGCACCACGATTTTGATTGAATGCATTGACCCGAAAACGCGCCAGATTTGGCACTTCAAATGAAAAGTCGGCTTCAAGAAACTCCTCAAAGTCTTTGCGCTGTTTGTCATTCATGATGTCGTAAATCATGCTGTGAACATCTTTGTGTTCCATTGGCGGTAGATTAATCCGCTTAACATCACCATCGACACGAATCATAGGCGGCTCACCCGAGGATATGTGCAAATCCGAGGCGTTGTTTTTTGCACTGAAGGTAAGCAGTTCAGTAATATCCATAGACTTTTCCTGTAATGAATGTCTGGCGTAATGCCGCCGCTATTTTGCTAAGGTAGCGTGCTCTTAAAAGGCTTGCAACAAAATGGACGCAAAAAAAAGATTACAAAACGTACTGACGAATATTCGCTCTGCTGAAAAGCAAGCAGGACGACCAGAAAACGACGTCGCTCTGCTGGCTGTCAGCAAAACCTGGCCTGCAGATGTGGTGAAAACGCTGGCTGAAGCCGGCCAACGAGATTTTGGTGAAAATTACCTGCAAGAAGCACTGACTAAAATTGACCTGCTTGGCAACGAAAATCTCATCTGGCATTTTATTGGCCCGATCCAATCCAATAAGACGCAGGACATTGCTCATCATTTTGATTGGGTGCATAGCGTGGACCGGCTTAAAATAATTCAGCGTCTTTCCCAACAACGTCCAGATGCGTTGCCGCCATTAAATGTTTGTTTACAAGTCAATATTGACCAAGAGCCACAAAAATCCGGTGTTACGCCTGAAGCATTACCGGCACTGGCGGATGCCGTCATCAAATTGCCCAAGGTGGCGCTGAGAGGACTAATGGTCATTCCCAAAGTCACACCGGATGAATCCGAGCAACGACGCACATTCGCTAGGACATATCAACTTTATCAGTCATTGCAAAGTCGATTTAAATCTATTGATACCCTGTCAATGGGGATGTCAGCAGATATGACCATTGCGATTGCTGAAGGCAGCAACCTTGTCCGAGTTGGCACAGCATTATTTGGTGAACGACATACCCAGCAAACACCATAATTCAGTACACTGACCACTTCACACAAATCAGAACAGCATTATGATTCAAGACAAGATCGTTTTCATCGGCGGCGGCAATATGGCCCGCAGCCTCATCGGTGGCTTAATTGCAGATAAAATGCCCGCGGAACAGATCCATGTTATCGAGCCGCAAACCGAAACTAGACAGCGCCTTGCCGCTGATTTTGGCATCACCGTTTATAATGCTGCAGACACAGTCTTAGAAGAGGCGACTGTGATCATTCTGGCAGTCAAGCCGCAAATGCTTCAGCAGGTGATTAAGAGTCTGTCCCCTGTTTGGCCGCCGCAAGCACTGATGATTTCTATCGCGGCCGGGATTCATACTGATGATATGGCGCGCTGGCTGAATCATGCCGGTACCGCTATCGTGCGCGCCATGCCGAACACACCAGCCTTAGTTCAGGCGGGGGCAACCGCGTTATTTGCCAACACACAAACTTCGACGGCACAGCGCCAGTTAGCAGAGTCCGTGATGCGCGCCGTTGGACTCGTTATCTGGGTTGAAAATGAACAGCAAATGGACGCCGTCACCGCGATATCCGGCAGTGGTCCAGCTTATTTTTTCCTGGTCATGGAAGCCATGCAAGCAGCGGCGATGGAATTAGGATTACCCGAGGAAACCGCCAGACTGTTATGTTTGGAAACCGCTTTTGGCGCCGCTAAAATGGCCTTGGAAAGTAAGCATTCTGCTGCAACGCTTCGACATCAGGTTACCTCACCGGGCGGCACCACAGAACGCGCCATTCATGAACTAGAAGATGGCGGCCTACACGGCTTGTTTGAAAATGCCATCGTTGCAGCGGCGCTTCGGGCGCGAGAACTCGGCCACCAGTTGGGACAGGACAATGACACCTAGTTATTTTGCAAACCCGTTAATCTTCATTATCGAAACGCTGTTTTTTCTCTACATGATGGTGGTTGCACTGCGCTTATTGATGCCGTGGATTCATTGGCCAAGCCATGCCCCGCTTAGTCAATTTGTCATTCGTGCTACGCAACCAGCAATTAAACCGATGCGTCAGTTCATGCCGGCCATTGGTCGACTGGATAGCGCCGTCTTGTTGCTCTTGATTTTATTAGCACTCTGCAAATTATTTTTCATTACAGCATTACAAGGTGTTGTGCCAAATCTGTTCATGTTGCTGTTGCTTGCACTCGCCGACTTGTGTTCTTTATTTGTCACTTTATTTACCATCAGTATCATCGTTGAAGTGATTCTCAGTTGGGTAACGCCTGCCGGCAGTTATCACCCCATGATGTCGCTGATTTCAAGGTTAAATGCGCCACTACTTGATCCGGTTCGGCAGCGACTTCCTGACATGGGTGGCTTAGATTTGGCGCCGTTATTAGTGATCGTTCTATTGCAAGCCTTCAATATGTTTATTGTTGGCCTTATTTCTGAGCTATCGCGATCGCTAATATGATTGTCGAGCGTACTGTCGCCACTTAAAATGCTTCTACACTCTTTGGAACGCCACTATGCCTG
The genomic region above belongs to Methylophaga frappieri and contains:
- a CDS encoding type IV pilus twitching motility protein PilT — encoded protein: MDITELLTFSAKNNASDLHISSGEPPMIRVDGDVKRINLPPMEHKDVHSMIYDIMNDKQRKDFEEFLEADFSFEVPNLARFRVNAFNQNRGAAAVFRTIPSVVLTLEQLGAPDIFKQIADNHRGIVLVTGPTGSGKSTTLAAMINYRNEKDNEHILTIEDPIEFVHKSKKCLINQREVHRDTHGFSEALRSALREDPDIILVGELRDLETIRLALTAAETGHLVFGTLHTSSAAKTIDRIIDVFPAAEKAMVRSMLSESLRAVISQTLLKKIGGGRIAAHEIMIGTPAIRNLIREDKVPQMYSAIQTGGAIGMQTLDQCLQDLIRRQQITKGEALPRAVNKDLFR
- a CDS encoding YggS family pyridoxal phosphate-dependent enzyme is translated as MDAKKRLQNVLTNIRSAEKQAGRPENDVALLAVSKTWPADVVKTLAEAGQRDFGENYLQEALTKIDLLGNENLIWHFIGPIQSNKTQDIAHHFDWVHSVDRLKIIQRLSQQRPDALPPLNVCLQVNIDQEPQKSGVTPEALPALADAVIKLPKVALRGLMVIPKVTPDESEQRRTFARTYQLYQSLQSRFKSIDTLSMGMSADMTIAIAEGSNLVRVGTALFGERHTQQTP
- the proC gene encoding pyrroline-5-carboxylate reductase; amino-acid sequence: MIQDKIVFIGGGNMARSLIGGLIADKMPAEQIHVIEPQTETRQRLAADFGITVYNAADTVLEEATVIILAVKPQMLQQVIKSLSPVWPPQALMISIAAGIHTDDMARWLNHAGTAIVRAMPNTPALVQAGATALFANTQTSTAQRQLAESVMRAVGLVIWVENEQQMDAVTAISGSGPAYFFLVMEAMQAAAMELGLPEETARLLCLETAFGAAKMALESKHSAATLRHQVTSPGGTTERAIHELEDGGLHGLFENAIVAAALRARELGHQLGQDNDT
- a CDS encoding YggT family protein; the protein is MTPSYFANPLIFIIETLFFLYMMVVALRLLMPWIHWPSHAPLSQFVIRATQPAIKPMRQFMPAIGRLDSAVLLLLILLALCKLFFITALQGVVPNLFMLLLLALADLCSLFVTLFTISIIVEVILSWVTPAGSYHPMMSLISRLNAPLLDPVRQRLPDMGGLDLAPLLVIVLLQAFNMFIVGLISELSRSLI